The following coding sequences lie in one Arachis ipaensis cultivar K30076 chromosome B05, Araip1.1, whole genome shotgun sequence genomic window:
- the LOC107643398 gene encoding peroxisome biogenesis protein 3-2 isoform X2 translates to MLSVRDLWRRHRRKVFISVGVLGSGYLLYKLYGAHRRRLDALERELAIQRESEELMKVQMQAHFENIQTISDVMTLPHAMHNLSCRVAEELDLSQLLERLLQGKGQPSTLTQSEKLNLWERLKILSFTRMALSVWATTMLSLYTKVQVNILGRHLYIDTARRFESSSTTVLLNGVQVTAQIPEKVGAFVTNRERESGDLVDKEDQQKFLGTVDFLCQHGMPPLISDMEAATQEALKGKQLSHFFNSTALHETIMQILIIFMSQGSPHSWIKYVMPEDSATSRIDDPAPSDVTEFEQLMTEARAVLLSAEFGSILEICMKVVVNAVVEQMGAKFRGGSIAMGLPLARVLPQVAQMCPLLLEEPSKNQFIRIIKCIPEVEPFFTRLYANMPSAY, encoded by the exons ATGCTTTCCGTCAG GGATTTGTGGAGGCGCCATAGGAGGAAGGTTTTCATTTCAGTTGGTGTTTTAGGAAGTGGGTATCTTTTGTATAAGCTCTATGGTGCTCACAGGCGCAGGCTCGATGCACTTGAGAGAGAACTCGCAATTCAAAGGGAAAGTGAGGAGCTCATGAAGGTTCA AATGCAAGCTCACTTTGAGAATATTCAGACGATTTCGGATGTAATGACACTGCCTCATGCTATGCACAACTTAAGCTGTCGCGTAGCAGAAGAGTTGGATCTTTCTCAGCTTCTTGAGAGACTCCTACAAGGGAAGGGTCAACCAAGCACTTTAACGCAATCAGAGAAACTAAATTTATGGGAGAGACTCAAAATTCTAA GTTTTACAAGAATGGCGTTGTCAGTATGGGCCACAACAATGCTTAGTTTATATACGAAGGTTCAAGTAAATATTCTAGGAAGGCATCTATATATTGATACTGCACGAAGATTTGAAAGCTCTAGCACAACG GTCCTCCTGAATGGAGTGCAGGTGACAGCACAAATTCCTGAGAAAGTTGGAGCATTTGTGACTAATAGAGAGCGA GAAAGTGGAGATCTGGTTGATAAAGAAGACCAGCAGAAATTTCTAGGAACTGTTGATTTTCTCTGTCAACATGGCATGCCTCCCTTGATTTCAGATATGGAGGCGGCAACGCAAGAAGCTCTCAAAGG AAAGCAGCTGAGCCATTTCTTCAACAGTACAGCACTACATGAAACAATAATGCAGATACTCATCATATTCATGAGCCAAGGGAGTCCACACTCCTGGATAAAGTATGTGATGCCCGAGGATTCTGCAACTTCCAGAATTGATGATCCAGCTCCTTCTGATGTGACAGAATTTGAACAACTTATGACGGAAGCGCGAGCGGTGTTATTAAG TGCTGAATTTGGGAGCATCTTAGAGATATGTATGAAAGTGGTGGTGAATGCAGTGGTGGAGCAGATGGGAGCTAAATTTAGAGGAGGAAGTATAGCAATGGGGCTGCCTCTGGCGAGAGTCTTGCCTCAAGTTGCACAGATGTGCCCTTTACTCCTTGAAGAACCCAGCAAGAATCAGTTCATCAGAATCATTAAATGTATACCAGAGGTTGAACCATTTTTCACTCGCCTCTATGCAAATATGCCAAGTGCATATTGA
- the LOC107643398 gene encoding peroxisome biogenesis protein 3-2 isoform X1 — protein MLSVRDLWRRHRRKVFISVGVLGSGYLLYKLYGAHRRRLDALERELAIQRESEELMKVQLSQIMQAHFENIQTISDVMTLPHAMHNLSCRVAEELDLSQLLERLLQGKGQPSTLTQSEKLNLWERLKILSFTRMALSVWATTMLSLYTKVQVNILGRHLYIDTARRFESSSTTVLLNGVQVTAQIPEKVGAFVTNRERESGDLVDKEDQQKFLGTVDFLCQHGMPPLISDMEAATQEALKGKQLSHFFNSTALHETIMQILIIFMSQGSPHSWIKYVMPEDSATSRIDDPAPSDVTEFEQLMTEARAVLLSAEFGSILEICMKVVVNAVVEQMGAKFRGGSIAMGLPLARVLPQVAQMCPLLLEEPSKNQFIRIIKCIPEVEPFFTRLYANMPSAY, from the exons ATGCTTTCCGTCAG GGATTTGTGGAGGCGCCATAGGAGGAAGGTTTTCATTTCAGTTGGTGTTTTAGGAAGTGGGTATCTTTTGTATAAGCTCTATGGTGCTCACAGGCGCAGGCTCGATGCACTTGAGAGAGAACTCGCAATTCAAAGGGAAAGTGAGGAGCTCATGAAGGTTCAGTTAAGTCAAAT AATGCAAGCTCACTTTGAGAATATTCAGACGATTTCGGATGTAATGACACTGCCTCATGCTATGCACAACTTAAGCTGTCGCGTAGCAGAAGAGTTGGATCTTTCTCAGCTTCTTGAGAGACTCCTACAAGGGAAGGGTCAACCAAGCACTTTAACGCAATCAGAGAAACTAAATTTATGGGAGAGACTCAAAATTCTAA GTTTTACAAGAATGGCGTTGTCAGTATGGGCCACAACAATGCTTAGTTTATATACGAAGGTTCAAGTAAATATTCTAGGAAGGCATCTATATATTGATACTGCACGAAGATTTGAAAGCTCTAGCACAACG GTCCTCCTGAATGGAGTGCAGGTGACAGCACAAATTCCTGAGAAAGTTGGAGCATTTGTGACTAATAGAGAGCGA GAAAGTGGAGATCTGGTTGATAAAGAAGACCAGCAGAAATTTCTAGGAACTGTTGATTTTCTCTGTCAACATGGCATGCCTCCCTTGATTTCAGATATGGAGGCGGCAACGCAAGAAGCTCTCAAAGG AAAGCAGCTGAGCCATTTCTTCAACAGTACAGCACTACATGAAACAATAATGCAGATACTCATCATATTCATGAGCCAAGGGAGTCCACACTCCTGGATAAAGTATGTGATGCCCGAGGATTCTGCAACTTCCAGAATTGATGATCCAGCTCCTTCTGATGTGACAGAATTTGAACAACTTATGACGGAAGCGCGAGCGGTGTTATTAAG TGCTGAATTTGGGAGCATCTTAGAGATATGTATGAAAGTGGTGGTGAATGCAGTGGTGGAGCAGATGGGAGCTAAATTTAGAGGAGGAAGTATAGCAATGGGGCTGCCTCTGGCGAGAGTCTTGCCTCAAGTTGCACAGATGTGCCCTTTACTCCTTGAAGAACCCAGCAAGAATCAGTTCATCAGAATCATTAAATGTATACCAGAGGTTGAACCATTTTTCACTCGCCTCTATGCAAATATGCCAAGTGCATATTGA
- the LOC107643398 gene encoding peroxisome biogenesis protein 3-2 isoform X5: MLSVRDLWRRHRRKVFISVGVLGSGYLLYKLYGAHRRRLDALERELAIQRESEELMKVQMQAHFENIQTISDVMTLPHAMHNLSCRVAEELDLSQLLERLLQGKGQPSTLTQSEKLNLWERLKILSFTRMALSVWATTMLSLYTKVQVNILGRHLYIDTARRFESSSTTESGDLVDKEDQQKFLGTVDFLCQHGMPPLISDMEAATQEALKGKQLSHFFNSTALHETIMQILIIFMSQGSPHSWIKYVMPEDSATSRIDDPAPSDVTEFEQLMTEARAVLLSAEFGSILEICMKVVVNAVVEQMGAKFRGGSIAMGLPLARVLPQVAQMCPLLLEEPSKNQFIRIIKCIPEVEPFFTRLYANMPSAY; the protein is encoded by the exons ATGCTTTCCGTCAG GGATTTGTGGAGGCGCCATAGGAGGAAGGTTTTCATTTCAGTTGGTGTTTTAGGAAGTGGGTATCTTTTGTATAAGCTCTATGGTGCTCACAGGCGCAGGCTCGATGCACTTGAGAGAGAACTCGCAATTCAAAGGGAAAGTGAGGAGCTCATGAAGGTTCA AATGCAAGCTCACTTTGAGAATATTCAGACGATTTCGGATGTAATGACACTGCCTCATGCTATGCACAACTTAAGCTGTCGCGTAGCAGAAGAGTTGGATCTTTCTCAGCTTCTTGAGAGACTCCTACAAGGGAAGGGTCAACCAAGCACTTTAACGCAATCAGAGAAACTAAATTTATGGGAGAGACTCAAAATTCTAA GTTTTACAAGAATGGCGTTGTCAGTATGGGCCACAACAATGCTTAGTTTATATACGAAGGTTCAAGTAAATATTCTAGGAAGGCATCTATATATTGATACTGCACGAAGATTTGAAAGCTCTAGCACAACG GAAAGTGGAGATCTGGTTGATAAAGAAGACCAGCAGAAATTTCTAGGAACTGTTGATTTTCTCTGTCAACATGGCATGCCTCCCTTGATTTCAGATATGGAGGCGGCAACGCAAGAAGCTCTCAAAGG AAAGCAGCTGAGCCATTTCTTCAACAGTACAGCACTACATGAAACAATAATGCAGATACTCATCATATTCATGAGCCAAGGGAGTCCACACTCCTGGATAAAGTATGTGATGCCCGAGGATTCTGCAACTTCCAGAATTGATGATCCAGCTCCTTCTGATGTGACAGAATTTGAACAACTTATGACGGAAGCGCGAGCGGTGTTATTAAG TGCTGAATTTGGGAGCATCTTAGAGATATGTATGAAAGTGGTGGTGAATGCAGTGGTGGAGCAGATGGGAGCTAAATTTAGAGGAGGAAGTATAGCAATGGGGCTGCCTCTGGCGAGAGTCTTGCCTCAAGTTGCACAGATGTGCCCTTTACTCCTTGAAGAACCCAGCAAGAATCAGTTCATCAGAATCATTAAATGTATACCAGAGGTTGAACCATTTTTCACTCGCCTCTATGCAAATATGCCAAGTGCATATTGA
- the LOC107643398 gene encoding peroxisome biogenesis protein 3-2 isoform X3: MLSVRDLWRRHRRKVFISVGVLGSGYLLYKLYGAHRRRLDALERELAIQRESEELMKVQLSQIMQAHFENIQTISDVMTLPHAMHNLSCRVAEELDLSQLLERLLQGKGQPSTLTQSEKLNLWERLKILSFTRMALSVWATTMLSLYTKVQVNILGRHLYIDTARRFESSSTTVTAQIPEKVGAFVTNRERESGDLVDKEDQQKFLGTVDFLCQHGMPPLISDMEAATQEALKGKQLSHFFNSTALHETIMQILIIFMSQGSPHSWIKYVMPEDSATSRIDDPAPSDVTEFEQLMTEARAVLLSAEFGSILEICMKVVVNAVVEQMGAKFRGGSIAMGLPLARVLPQVAQMCPLLLEEPSKNQFIRIIKCIPEVEPFFTRLYANMPSAY, from the exons ATGCTTTCCGTCAG GGATTTGTGGAGGCGCCATAGGAGGAAGGTTTTCATTTCAGTTGGTGTTTTAGGAAGTGGGTATCTTTTGTATAAGCTCTATGGTGCTCACAGGCGCAGGCTCGATGCACTTGAGAGAGAACTCGCAATTCAAAGGGAAAGTGAGGAGCTCATGAAGGTTCAGTTAAGTCAAAT AATGCAAGCTCACTTTGAGAATATTCAGACGATTTCGGATGTAATGACACTGCCTCATGCTATGCACAACTTAAGCTGTCGCGTAGCAGAAGAGTTGGATCTTTCTCAGCTTCTTGAGAGACTCCTACAAGGGAAGGGTCAACCAAGCACTTTAACGCAATCAGAGAAACTAAATTTATGGGAGAGACTCAAAATTCTAA GTTTTACAAGAATGGCGTTGTCAGTATGGGCCACAACAATGCTTAGTTTATATACGAAGGTTCAAGTAAATATTCTAGGAAGGCATCTATATATTGATACTGCACGAAGATTTGAAAGCTCTAGCACAACG GTGACAGCACAAATTCCTGAGAAAGTTGGAGCATTTGTGACTAATAGAGAGCGA GAAAGTGGAGATCTGGTTGATAAAGAAGACCAGCAGAAATTTCTAGGAACTGTTGATTTTCTCTGTCAACATGGCATGCCTCCCTTGATTTCAGATATGGAGGCGGCAACGCAAGAAGCTCTCAAAGG AAAGCAGCTGAGCCATTTCTTCAACAGTACAGCACTACATGAAACAATAATGCAGATACTCATCATATTCATGAGCCAAGGGAGTCCACACTCCTGGATAAAGTATGTGATGCCCGAGGATTCTGCAACTTCCAGAATTGATGATCCAGCTCCTTCTGATGTGACAGAATTTGAACAACTTATGACGGAAGCGCGAGCGGTGTTATTAAG TGCTGAATTTGGGAGCATCTTAGAGATATGTATGAAAGTGGTGGTGAATGCAGTGGTGGAGCAGATGGGAGCTAAATTTAGAGGAGGAAGTATAGCAATGGGGCTGCCTCTGGCGAGAGTCTTGCCTCAAGTTGCACAGATGTGCCCTTTACTCCTTGAAGAACCCAGCAAGAATCAGTTCATCAGAATCATTAAATGTATACCAGAGGTTGAACCATTTTTCACTCGCCTCTATGCAAATATGCCAAGTGCATATTGA
- the LOC107643398 gene encoding peroxisome biogenesis protein 3-2 isoform X4, giving the protein MLSVRDLWRRHRRKVFISVGVLGSGYLLYKLYGAHRRRLDALERELAIQRESEELMKVQLSQIMQAHFENIQTISDVMTLPHAMHNLSCRVAEELDLSQLLERLLQGKGQPSTLTQSEKLNLWERLKILSFTRMALSVWATTMLSLYTKVQVNILGRHLYIDTARRFESSSTTESGDLVDKEDQQKFLGTVDFLCQHGMPPLISDMEAATQEALKGKQLSHFFNSTALHETIMQILIIFMSQGSPHSWIKYVMPEDSATSRIDDPAPSDVTEFEQLMTEARAVLLSAEFGSILEICMKVVVNAVVEQMGAKFRGGSIAMGLPLARVLPQVAQMCPLLLEEPSKNQFIRIIKCIPEVEPFFTRLYANMPSAY; this is encoded by the exons ATGCTTTCCGTCAG GGATTTGTGGAGGCGCCATAGGAGGAAGGTTTTCATTTCAGTTGGTGTTTTAGGAAGTGGGTATCTTTTGTATAAGCTCTATGGTGCTCACAGGCGCAGGCTCGATGCACTTGAGAGAGAACTCGCAATTCAAAGGGAAAGTGAGGAGCTCATGAAGGTTCAGTTAAGTCAAAT AATGCAAGCTCACTTTGAGAATATTCAGACGATTTCGGATGTAATGACACTGCCTCATGCTATGCACAACTTAAGCTGTCGCGTAGCAGAAGAGTTGGATCTTTCTCAGCTTCTTGAGAGACTCCTACAAGGGAAGGGTCAACCAAGCACTTTAACGCAATCAGAGAAACTAAATTTATGGGAGAGACTCAAAATTCTAA GTTTTACAAGAATGGCGTTGTCAGTATGGGCCACAACAATGCTTAGTTTATATACGAAGGTTCAAGTAAATATTCTAGGAAGGCATCTATATATTGATACTGCACGAAGATTTGAAAGCTCTAGCACAACG GAAAGTGGAGATCTGGTTGATAAAGAAGACCAGCAGAAATTTCTAGGAACTGTTGATTTTCTCTGTCAACATGGCATGCCTCCCTTGATTTCAGATATGGAGGCGGCAACGCAAGAAGCTCTCAAAGG AAAGCAGCTGAGCCATTTCTTCAACAGTACAGCACTACATGAAACAATAATGCAGATACTCATCATATTCATGAGCCAAGGGAGTCCACACTCCTGGATAAAGTATGTGATGCCCGAGGATTCTGCAACTTCCAGAATTGATGATCCAGCTCCTTCTGATGTGACAGAATTTGAACAACTTATGACGGAAGCGCGAGCGGTGTTATTAAG TGCTGAATTTGGGAGCATCTTAGAGATATGTATGAAAGTGGTGGTGAATGCAGTGGTGGAGCAGATGGGAGCTAAATTTAGAGGAGGAAGTATAGCAATGGGGCTGCCTCTGGCGAGAGTCTTGCCTCAAGTTGCACAGATGTGCCCTTTACTCCTTGAAGAACCCAGCAAGAATCAGTTCATCAGAATCATTAAATGTATACCAGAGGTTGAACCATTTTTCACTCGCCTCTATGCAAATATGCCAAGTGCATATTGA
- the LOC107643399 gene encoding pre-mRNA-splicing factor SPF27 homolog produces MADGGNGDLPMLEAPPSYGRQTCSSIDALPYIDSDYADPRVKAEVDRLVEEEMRRSTKKPADFLNDLPPLPTFNFQEYPMVGREYERVRAGRPPVALDRSRYELETPTVSKRNDETAWKQALQRSQRLLQYQITRMENLDLLLKYGPDAWKQHNNRLEVYLTRMQKLAQELNEKIEKVNRERKYHQQNTAYELDALSMQWKDLCQKNIAIQTACASLEARIIELETEAAERGWNLEAITENGTLAQFRSMTLAP; encoded by the exons ATGGCGGATGGAGGCAATGGCGACTTACCGATGCTGGAAGCTCCACCTTCTTATGGGCGCCAAACATGTTCTTCCATCGATGCTTTACCTTACATCGACTCAGACTACGCCGACCCCAGAGTGAAGGCGGAGGTTGACCGTTTAGTGGAGGAAGAAATGCGCCGCAGCACCAAGAAGCCCGCCGACTTCCTCAACGACTTGCCCCCTCTTCCCACCTTCAATTTTCAG GAGTACCCAATGGTTGGTAGAGAGTACGAGCGTGTAAGAGCTGGAAGGCCTCCCGTTGCTCTTGATCGGTCTCGTTATGAATTGGAAACGCCAACTGTCAGTAAGAGGAACGATGAAACTGCTTGGAAGCAAGCACTTCAGAGATCTCAACGCCTTCTGCAATATCAGATTACCAG GATGGAAAATCTTGATTTGTTGTTAAAATATGGACCTGATGCTTGGAAACAACACAACAATCGATTGGAAGTATATTTGACAAG AATGCAGAAATTAGCTCAGGAACTAAATGAAAAGATTGAGAAAGTAAATCGTGAAAGGAAATATCATCAG CAAAATACGGCATACGAGCTCGATGCTTTGTCAATGCAGTGGAAGGATCTGTGTCAGAAAAATATAGCAATACAAACTGCGTGTGCTTCACTTGAAGCTCGCATAATAGAACTGGAGACAGAAGCAGCAGAAAG GGGTTGGAACTTGGAAGCCATCACGGAAAATGGGACCCTTGCTCAATTCAGAAGTATGACATTAGCACcttga
- the LOC107643396 gene encoding protein ALTERED XYLOGLUCAN 4-like, with protein sequence MKKMGATTNPLFKDHYSISIISLTKRLLPWTFFALFSIAFVHLYFYPFLPFTTTPSPKTDDFSHSSYPFLHVSLPSSSPSPLSSEKEKVYEEKSCDYSNGKWVRDKRGPFYNDTNCGMMKEGRNCITHGRPDSEYLYWRWKPSECNLPTFDPNIFLQLVRNKHIAFVGDSLARNQLESLLCMISTISTPKVVHQNGDGQGKFGQWHFASHNSSISLYWSPFLVQCVEKSSTRPNNLLYLERVDEKWARHMDQLDTIVLSIGHWFLLPAIYYENGSILGCHYCPGLNHTEIGFYDVLRKALKTTLNSIIERKLRGKGKNGIIDVVVTTFSPHHFEGDWDKAGACPKTMPYEKGEKKLEGMDAEMRKIEIEEVKIANNKAKSEFGRLIRLEALDVTELALLRPDGHPGPYMNPFPFASGVQEHVQNDCVHWCLPGPIDTWNEILMQIMRKWEK encoded by the exons aTGAAAAAAATGGGAGCTACCACAAATCCATTATTCAAGGATCATTATTCCATTTCAATTATCTCACTCACAAAGAGGCTTCTTCCTTGgactttctttgctcttttttCCATAGCTTTTGTTCATTTGTACTTCTATCCTTTTCTACCTTTTACTACTACTCCATCACCAAAAACTGATGACTTCTCCCACTCCTCTTACCCTTTTCTTCATGTTTCTCTCCCTTCTTCTTCACCGTCTCCTTTGTCTTCAG AAAAGGAAAAAGTTTATGAAGAAAAATCATGTGATTACTCTAATGGCAAATGGGTCCGTGACAAGAGAGGACCTTTTTACAATGATACAAATTGTGGCATGATGAAAGAAGGTAGAAATTGCATAACACATGGAAGACCTGACTCAGAGTACCTTTATTGGCGATGGAAGCCAAGTGAATGCAACCTTCCAACGTTTGACCCCAACATTTTTCTCCAACTTGTTAGGAACAAGCACATTGCTTTCGTTGGTGACTCTCTTGCTAGGAACCAATTAGAGTCACTACTATGCATGATATCCACTATTTCAACTCCAAAAGTTGTGCACCAAAATGGTGATGGTCAAGGTAAATTTGGTCAATGGCACTTTGCTTCACACAATTCAAGCATATCATTGTATTGGTCTCCATTTCTTGTTCAATGTGTTGAGAAATCAAGCACAAGGCCCAATAATTTGTTGTATTTGGAGCGTGTTGATGAGAAATGGGCTAGGCATATGGATCAGCTGGACACGATTGTGTTATCAATTGGGCATTGGTTTTTGCTTCCAGCAATTTACTATGAAAATGGTTCAATTCTAGGTTGTCATTACTGTCCTGGTCTTAATCACACAGAGATTGGATTTTATGATGTGTTAAGGAAGGCTTTGAAGACTACACTTAATAGCATAATTGAGAGGAAATTAAGAGGTAAGGGCAAAAATGGAATTATCGATGTGGTTGTGACAACATTTTCACCCCATCATTTTGAAGGTGATTGGGATAAGGCTGGTGCATGTCCAAAAACTATGCCTTATGAGAAGGGGGAGAAGAAACTTGAAGGAATGGATGCTGAGATGAGgaagattgagattgaagaagtGAAAATTGCTAATAATAAGGCCAAATCCGAATTTGGAAGGCTTATTAGGTTAGAGGCATTAGATGTAACGGAATTAGCATTGTTGAGACCTGATGGGCACCCTGGTCCTTACATGAATCCTTTTCCATTTGCCAGTGGAGTTCAAGAACATGTGCAAAATGATTGTGTTCATTGGTGTTTGCCAGGGCCTATAGACACGTGGAATGAGATTTTGATGCAGATCATGAGAAAATGGGAGAAATAG